In one Aeromicrobium erythreum genomic region, the following are encoded:
- a CDS encoding pilus assembly protein TadG-related protein, with protein sequence MTRADERGSVTVMTIGFLVLVALLLAVVVNATAAYLQRQEVANLADGAALAAADGLDEAAFYAEQRVELDAASARALVGDYLAGEEVSAVQVGVVDGTVTVRLERVVALPLTPPGWPARTRVSAEASSQVRELAEWDRTAFKRRPLSGWRERTTELSQQRKNRCLLS encoded by the coding sequence ATGACGCGTGCGGACGAGCGGGGCAGCGTGACGGTGATGACGATCGGGTTCCTGGTGCTGGTCGCGCTGCTGCTGGCGGTGGTGGTGAATGCGACGGCGGCCTACCTGCAGCGTCAGGAGGTGGCGAACCTGGCTGACGGTGCTGCGCTGGCCGCAGCCGACGGTCTCGACGAGGCTGCCTTCTACGCCGAGCAGCGGGTCGAGCTCGACGCGGCGTCGGCGCGGGCGCTGGTCGGTGACTATCTGGCAGGCGAGGAGGTGTCCGCCGTGCAGGTGGGTGTCGTGGACGGGACGGTCACGGTGCGCCTGGAGCGCGTCGTCGCCCTTCCCCTCACCCCACCCGGCTGGCCCGCCCGCACGCGCGTGTCGGCGGAGGCGTCGTCGCAGGTGCGCGAGTTGGCGGAGTGGGATCGAACAGCGTTCAAGCGGCGACCTCTGTCAGGCTGGCGTGAACGCACCACCGAGCTCAGTCAGCAGCGGAAAAATCGATGTCTGCTCAGTTAG
- a CDS encoding restriction endonuclease subunit S, whose translation MAYAGNDLGKVGELTVALSGNGVLSTFVQPEEFVTGFHVMILSPKDAAMSTVEKLWWARCIWENRYRFSYGRQANRTLASLEVPATLPDWVHTLKVPTHEGLARAAGASVTLTDPTGTGWADFRLDALFDVKKGKRFTKASRVPGDTPFVGASEKNNGITDYCDLDPLHPAGVMTVVYNGNSVGYAFYQPEPFVASDDVNVLYPKVPMNRWVQLFVASIIKHQRSRFTYGYKWTLARMKRTVIRLPVATGGEPDWDFMERYVQGLQFSAALRPEMTVHELVNADVEKSAS comes from the coding sequence ATGCGGGCAATGACCTCGGCAAAGTGGGGGAGTTGACTGTCGCACTCTCAGGAAACGGCGTCCTCTCAACCTTCGTCCAGCCCGAAGAATTCGTGACCGGCTTCCACGTCATGATTCTGTCGCCGAAGGACGCGGCCATGAGTACAGTTGAGAAACTCTGGTGGGCGCGCTGTATCTGGGAGAACCGTTACCGATTCTCCTACGGCAGGCAGGCGAACCGAACGCTCGCAAGTCTTGAGGTCCCGGCCACGCTGCCAGATTGGGTGCACACGTTGAAGGTGCCAACGCACGAAGGTTTGGCGAGGGCTGCGGGTGCGTCGGTAACTCTTACGGACCCGACTGGCACCGGCTGGGCTGATTTTCGACTTGATGCGCTTTTTGATGTGAAAAAGGGGAAGCGCTTCACGAAGGCTTCCCGGGTGCCCGGAGATACGCCGTTCGTCGGCGCGTCTGAAAAAAACAACGGCATCACTGACTACTGCGACCTTGACCCTTTGCACCCGGCCGGAGTCATGACGGTGGTATACAACGGAAACAGTGTGGGTTATGCCTTCTACCAGCCGGAGCCGTTTGTTGCGTCAGACGACGTGAACGTGCTTTATCCCAAGGTGCCGATGAACCGGTGGGTGCAACTCTTCGTCGCGAGCATCATCAAGCATCAGCGCAGCCGCTTCACTTATGGATACAAGTGGACCTTGGCCCGTATGAAGCGGACCGTGATTCGGTTGCCCGTGGCTACTGGCGGCGAGCCTGACTGGGATTTCATGGAGCGCTACGTGCAGGGGCTGCAATTCTCGGCGGCACTACGCCCGGAGATGACCGTTCATGAATTAGTCAACGCGGATGTCGAAAAGTCTGCCAGCTGA